The Sorangiineae bacterium MSr11367 genome window below encodes:
- a CDS encoding lantibiotic dehydratase, protein MLDDFTHQGSCVVRAPLLPFDVLRDGLAPERLRTLLADPVIREALFVASPSLDIAVDAWLADPAAPRAHEVELILARYITRMAARPTPFGLFSTCAVATIGARTSLIVADRAECRRSSRLDMQYLTLLAEALERDPTVGRALCYRPNSSLKIGPQELRYVEAHHDPRSRRREFRLVSVEPDNALTAALDAATHVQTKDAIRDAILRHDPSVPLVEAVAFVDELAHAQVIESSVQPPVTGGDSLGSYASALALPEATRDISARLADVHGALRAMDERGLGAPRSAYRAIMTALEPLPVALDPARLFQVDAFRSSGAPCIGEGIVQEVKKAIALLHRMEPARDNPAMRRFRERFTERYGDREVALAEALDEECGLGFDMPNTKTGDVSPLLADLKWPGPPASEDPFGPRDVYKMRRLLALCASGRFEWQLDEQDVRALEVPAPAALPDAMAATVTLVAHSSEAIDGARYELLVHHVGGPSGASMLARFCHGDPGILALVERHLRAEERCRPDAVFAEIVHLPEGRMGNILCRPILRSHEIAYLGSSGAPAERQIAIDDLRVQVHQGKVRLRSVKLGQEVIPRLSSAHNHQAASLAMYRFLCALQYEGTASGLRWSWGPLASAPFLPRVRRGRAILSLATWTIETKELERAAREGALRRDLGLPRWTSVVDHDRVLPLDLEQPHAVTQLLALARGSDTIRLQELYPDPERMCATGTDGRYTHEIVIPLARTQPSSPKHVLVPSPDTERTFPPGSAWLYAKIYTGPATSDRVLRTAIAPLVREGLEAKWIDGWFFIRYADPEPHVRVRFRGEPQRLLGDVWPRLHARLAPLLASGTVVRIQLDTYERETERYGGAQGILVAERIFEADSVAALALLEALGGDADARWRAALYGMHTLLEDTRIDDTSRRELSARGREAFATEHRLDAAARRSLGARYRTERAAVERLLAGAFDGDEAYEAYEKWEPVLAIFRARSLALVPQFARLRELCDAGALQTPLEDILQSFIHMHVNRVIRDNPRAHEMVLYDFLFRAYDSAAARSRRAAAPVAPRFHA, encoded by the coding sequence ATGCTCGATGACTTTACCCATCAAGGTTCCTGCGTCGTGCGCGCGCCACTTCTGCCCTTCGACGTGCTGCGTGATGGTCTCGCACCCGAGCGATTGCGCACGTTGCTGGCCGATCCCGTTATCCGGGAGGCGCTCTTCGTCGCTTCACCGAGCTTGGACATTGCCGTCGACGCCTGGCTCGCGGATCCGGCTGCGCCGCGCGCGCACGAGGTGGAACTCATCCTCGCGCGCTACATCACGCGCATGGCCGCACGGCCCACGCCGTTCGGCCTATTTTCCACGTGCGCCGTGGCGACCATCGGTGCACGCACATCGCTCATCGTGGCCGATCGCGCGGAATGCCGGCGAAGCTCCCGACTCGACATGCAATACCTCACGCTCCTGGCCGAAGCGCTGGAACGTGATCCCACCGTTGGCCGCGCGCTCTGCTATCGTCCCAATTCCTCGCTCAAAATCGGACCGCAGGAGTTGCGTTACGTCGAAGCCCATCATGACCCGCGGTCACGCAGGCGTGAGTTCCGCTTGGTTTCCGTCGAGCCGGACAATGCCTTGACCGCGGCCCTCGATGCGGCGACCCACGTACAGACAAAAGACGCGATCCGCGATGCAATTCTGCGGCACGATCCCAGTGTGCCGCTCGTGGAAGCGGTCGCGTTCGTCGACGAGCTCGCCCATGCGCAGGTCATCGAATCGAGCGTTCAGCCACCCGTGACCGGTGGCGACTCCCTTGGCAGCTACGCATCTGCGCTCGCTCTGCCGGAGGCAACGCGTGACATAAGCGCCCGCCTCGCGGACGTTCACGGAGCCTTGCGTGCCATGGATGAGCGTGGTCTCGGAGCGCCGCGTAGTGCGTACCGTGCCATCATGACGGCCCTCGAGCCGCTACCGGTCGCATTGGATCCCGCTCGTCTCTTTCAGGTCGACGCATTTAGGTCTTCCGGCGCCCCCTGCATCGGTGAAGGTATCGTTCAGGAGGTCAAAAAGGCGATTGCGCTTCTGCATCGCATGGAGCCCGCGCGTGATAATCCGGCCATGCGCCGGTTTCGCGAACGGTTCACGGAGCGGTATGGCGATCGGGAGGTGGCGCTTGCGGAAGCTCTCGACGAGGAGTGCGGGCTCGGATTCGATATGCCCAACACGAAGACGGGGGACGTGTCACCGCTTCTCGCCGACCTCAAATGGCCCGGCCCACCTGCGAGCGAAGATCCGTTCGGCCCGCGAGACGTCTACAAAATGCGGCGATTGCTTGCCTTGTGCGCTTCCGGGCGTTTCGAGTGGCAACTCGACGAGCAAGACGTGCGCGCACTCGAGGTCCCGGCTCCGGCCGCGCTCCCCGATGCCATGGCGGCCACCGTCACCCTCGTGGCGCATTCGAGCGAGGCCATCGATGGCGCTCGATACGAACTGCTCGTCCATCACGTGGGTGGGCCTTCGGGAGCATCCATGCTTGCTCGCTTTTGCCACGGCGATCCGGGCATTCTTGCGCTCGTCGAACGGCATTTGCGCGCCGAAGAACGGTGCCGTCCCGATGCCGTCTTTGCAGAAATCGTTCATCTGCCCGAAGGGCGCATGGGAAACATCCTTTGTCGGCCGATTCTTCGTTCGCACGAGATTGCGTACCTTGGATCGTCGGGGGCGCCTGCGGAGCGGCAGATTGCAATCGACGACCTTCGCGTTCAGGTGCATCAGGGCAAGGTTCGCCTCCGGTCGGTCAAACTTGGCCAAGAAGTGATTCCCCGGCTCTCGAGCGCGCACAATCATCAAGCCGCATCGCTGGCCATGTATCGATTTCTTTGCGCGCTCCAATACGAGGGCACCGCAAGCGGATTGCGATGGAGCTGGGGACCGCTCGCCAGCGCTCCATTCTTGCCTCGCGTGCGGCGGGGGCGAGCCATTCTCTCGCTGGCAACCTGGACGATCGAAACAAAGGAGCTCGAACGAGCGGCCCGCGAGGGGGCCCTGCGTCGAGATCTCGGCCTGCCGCGATGGACGTCCGTGGTCGATCACGACAGGGTTCTGCCCCTCGATTTGGAGCAACCCCACGCCGTCACGCAGCTGCTTGCCCTTGCGCGAGGGAGCGACACCATCCGTTTGCAGGAGCTTTATCCGGACCCCGAGCGCATGTGCGCAACGGGTACCGACGGTCGCTACACCCACGAGATCGTCATCCCATTGGCACGCACGCAACCGTCGTCACCAAAACACGTCCTCGTACCGTCACCCGATACGGAACGAACGTTCCCACCCGGATCGGCGTGGCTTTACGCCAAGATTTACACGGGGCCCGCGACATCGGATCGCGTGCTTCGAACGGCCATCGCCCCGCTCGTACGGGAGGGCCTCGAGGCAAAATGGATCGACGGGTGGTTCTTCATCCGCTACGCGGATCCGGAACCTCATGTGCGCGTGCGTTTCCGAGGGGAGCCGCAGCGCCTCCTGGGCGACGTGTGGCCACGGCTCCATGCCCGGCTCGCGCCGCTGCTCGCGTCGGGCACGGTCGTCCGCATCCAATTGGACACGTACGAACGTGAGACGGAACGCTATGGCGGCGCGCAGGGCATCCTCGTGGCCGAGCGCATCTTCGAGGCGGACAGCGTCGCGGCGCTTGCCCTTCTCGAGGCCCTGGGCGGCGATGCCGATGCGCGCTGGCGCGCCGCACTCTACGGAATGCATACCCTTCTCGAGGACACTCGCATCGACGACACCTCGCGTCGAGAGCTCTCCGCTCGCGGACGGGAAGCGTTTGCCACCGAGCATCGGCTGGACGCGGCCGCGCGCCGCTCGCTGGGGGCCCGGTATCGTACCGAGCGTGCGGCCGTCGAACGGCTGCTGGCCGGTGCATTCGACGGCGACGAGGCGTACGAGGCCTACGAGAAATGGGAACCCGTCCTCGCCATCTTCCGGGCGCGCTCCCTTGCGTTGGTTCCGCAGTTTGCCCGTCTTCGCGAGCTCTGCGACGCCGGCGCGCTGCAAACGCCGTTGGAAGACATCCTCCAAAGTTTCATCCATATGCACGTCAATCGCGTGATTCGCGACAATCCGCGCGCCCATGAGATGGTGCTTTATGACTTCCTTTTTCGCGCATACGACTCCGCGGCGGCGCGTTCTCGTCGGGCCGCAGCCCCCGTCGCCCCACGGTTTCACGCTTGA
- a CDS encoding oligopeptide transporter, OPT family, whose protein sequence is MSAGPTTDPRVELTWRGVVIGVVITVVFTAANVFFGLKAGLTFATSIPAAVISMAILRYFKSSTIQENNVVQTIASAAGTLSSIIFVLPGMIMVGWWTGFPFWTSFAICALGGILGVMYSIPLRRALVTNSDLPYPEGIACAEVLKVGSGEGDTQSEEGRAGLLAVLWGSITSAAFAVVTATQVFASDVVSFFRVGPKGVTGFDVNLSFALFAIGHLCGISVGVAMLTGAAIGWGWGVPHYSSLSDAAGSVAEIAQFTWSRKVRFVGAGTIGVSAIWTLAKLVKPVISGLASAMAASRVRKAGKADTLPRTEQDIPIGIVGLITLGCFVPVGALLGYFGNSAGLGDHLATLAIGGVAYVVLMGFFVSTVCGYMAGLIGSSNSPLSGVGILVVIGASLLLVLGVKPYVSPEAGKAMVAFALFTTSVIFNVAAIANNNLQDLKTGELVEATPWKQQVALVIGVVAGAAVIPPVLDLLNHAYGFTGAPGVDPARALPAPQAGLISALARGVIQGDIDWSLIRVGIGIGVVVIALDALLGKANKNGIRMPPLAVGLGIYLPTASTLMVVIGTFVGYYFDKRADRGPNAEPTKQLGVLLASGLIVGESIVGVIIAALVAFSGKPAPLSLVGPGFADAAIAIGGLAFAAVVFVLYRWIAGLAKASPQHR, encoded by the coding sequence GTGAGCGCAGGGCCTACTACGGATCCGCGCGTCGAATTGACCTGGCGTGGGGTCGTCATCGGTGTCGTCATCACCGTCGTCTTCACCGCCGCCAACGTGTTCTTCGGCTTGAAGGCCGGTCTGACGTTCGCCACGTCGATCCCCGCCGCGGTCATCTCGATGGCCATTTTGCGGTACTTCAAGTCGTCGACCATCCAGGAAAACAACGTCGTCCAGACGATTGCTTCGGCCGCCGGTACGCTGTCGTCGATCATCTTCGTGCTCCCCGGCATGATCATGGTCGGCTGGTGGACGGGCTTCCCCTTCTGGACGTCGTTCGCCATCTGCGCGTTGGGCGGCATCCTCGGCGTCATGTATTCCATCCCGCTGCGGCGGGCGCTGGTGACGAATTCCGACCTGCCCTATCCCGAAGGCATCGCCTGCGCCGAGGTGCTCAAGGTCGGCAGCGGTGAGGGGGATACGCAAAGTGAAGAGGGCAGGGCAGGCCTGCTCGCCGTCCTCTGGGGCTCGATCACCTCGGCCGCGTTTGCCGTGGTGACCGCCACCCAAGTGTTCGCCAGCGACGTGGTGAGCTTCTTCCGCGTGGGCCCGAAGGGCGTCACCGGCTTCGACGTCAATTTGTCCTTCGCGCTGTTCGCCATCGGGCACTTGTGCGGCATCTCGGTGGGCGTGGCCATGCTGACGGGCGCCGCCATCGGTTGGGGATGGGGCGTGCCGCACTATTCCTCGCTCTCGGATGCGGCGGGCTCGGTGGCGGAGATCGCGCAGTTCACCTGGAGCCGCAAGGTGCGCTTCGTCGGGGCGGGCACCATCGGCGTGTCGGCCATTTGGACCTTGGCCAAGTTGGTGAAGCCCGTCATCAGCGGCCTCGCCTCGGCCATGGCGGCATCGCGCGTGCGCAAGGCCGGCAAGGCGGACACGTTGCCGCGCACCGAGCAAGACATCCCCATTGGCATCGTGGGCCTCATCACCCTCGGCTGCTTCGTCCCGGTGGGGGCGCTCCTCGGTTATTTCGGCAACAGCGCCGGCTTGGGCGATCACTTGGCGACCTTGGCCATCGGCGGCGTGGCGTACGTCGTTCTGATGGGCTTCTTCGTCTCCACCGTGTGCGGCTACATGGCCGGCCTCATTGGTTCGTCGAACAGCCCCCTCTCCGGCGTCGGCATTCTCGTCGTGATTGGCGCGTCGTTGCTCCTGGTGCTCGGGGTGAAGCCGTACGTGTCACCCGAGGCGGGCAAGGCGATGGTGGCCTTTGCGCTGTTCACCACGTCGGTGATCTTCAACGTGGCCGCGATTGCGAACAACAACTTGCAGGACCTGAAGACGGGCGAGCTCGTCGAGGCGACGCCGTGGAAGCAGCAGGTGGCGCTGGTCATCGGCGTCGTGGCCGGTGCGGCCGTCATTCCACCGGTGCTCGATCTGTTGAACCACGCGTACGGCTTCACCGGCGCCCCCGGCGTCGACCCGGCGCGGGCGCTGCCGGCACCGCAGGCAGGCCTCATCTCGGCCCTCGCGCGCGGGGTCATCCAGGGCGACATCGATTGGAGCCTGATCCGCGTGGGCATCGGCATTGGCGTGGTGGTGATCGCGCTCGATGCCCTGCTCGGCAAGGCGAACAAAAACGGCATTCGCATGCCGCCGCTGGCGGTGGGGCTGGGCATCTACTTGCCGACGGCGAGCACCTTGATGGTCGTCATCGGCACCTTCGTCGGCTACTACTTCGACAAGCGTGCCGACCGCGGACCGAACGCGGAGCCCACGAAGCAGCTGGGCGTACTGCTCGCCTCGGGCCTCATCGTGGGCGAGAGCATCGTCGGCGTGATCATCGCCGCCCTCGTGGCCTTCTCGGGCAAACCGGCGCCTCTCTCCCTCGTGGGCCCCGGTTTCGCCGACGCCGCCATCGCCATCGGCGGCCTCGCCTTTGCCGCCGTCGTCTTCGTGCTGTACCGCTGGATCGCCGGCTTGGCCAAAGCCTCCCCGCAGCACCGGTGA
- a CDS encoding serine/threonine-protein kinase encodes MGDDRSNVDAEAACEQPTVTLDETAAIRKPVAVTPSSSSAPVVSGTVVGRYVIVRALGRGGMGAVMLAYDLELARDVALKILHTKVASEQARLRMMREARAMARLSHPNIVAIYDVGTHDGNIYLAMEYIEGDTLQTWLKTPRSRREVLSVMRQAGRGLRAAHAAGIVHRDFKPANVLIAKDGRVCVLDFGIARTDGPHRSSESMPAASGPNWATTGESETTPSSAGMAVGASSVSEPVLEDKLTQDGHIVGTVGYFAPEAITMAGSNVDARSDVFGFCVTLWRALYGVSPFRSESLDDYLLAVHTASLKRPPGKRIPTWLHEVVRKGLHPDPSQRFSSMDELLRALDANPWRVRVAGAIVVLAAIAVAVGTLHHRRSLRIACEEEGAALATHWGDAQREMVRDAVAAPGGAAAQDRSDRVLRALDRHAQDWQREQQSSCEATRLTKAQTPAVHERRSACLASARGQFDVIVEVLGQPDPAFHERAMDLLGALTPPHLCRGREVDHAFVPLPSDPAARAKSEEARRLTLRARVFAEAGRWDDALSAVRRAKELSHEAGVVADEADALLTEAKVHNLMFHPVQAFSAAREAYMSAERSGADRIAGRAATELAFVCGAAYTRFDEARGWLDVARAKHARIAGDEGLELRILNVGSVLSARSNDPVRALEDNALYLERLATRFGNQSPPVCMARHNRALEFLVARDPNASIATALEAIACYAVATGPHDPWLGNTYAALSEGLTRVGKLDEARAATQRGLELRASQGDNDSVRGELYEHLSIVDELEGRFADAETSARHALAIAEDQGGFVAENIPTMLFVIGAARLARGDARDARVHCARGVHLLEEAHRLRPDLTYEGDVLRCLGEAEFALGNVVVARKHLEQSITLPLRWHDDDLARARFALARTLAVPPNPDRPRATQLATQARDDLRTALATRPWLQPVLDRVERWLTGAPIQR; translated from the coding sequence ATGGGGGACGACAGGAGCAACGTCGACGCGGAGGCCGCGTGTGAGCAGCCGACGGTAACGCTCGACGAAACGGCGGCCATTCGGAAGCCGGTGGCTGTGACCCCATCGAGCTCGAGCGCGCCCGTGGTGTCGGGAACCGTCGTGGGCCGCTACGTGATCGTCCGTGCGCTGGGGCGAGGCGGCATGGGCGCCGTCATGCTGGCCTACGACCTCGAGCTTGCGCGCGATGTCGCGTTGAAGATCCTGCATACCAAGGTCGCGTCGGAGCAGGCGCGTCTGCGCATGATGCGCGAGGCGCGCGCGATGGCTCGGCTGTCGCACCCCAACATCGTGGCCATCTACGACGTGGGGACGCACGACGGAAACATCTACCTGGCGATGGAGTACATCGAGGGCGACACGTTGCAAACGTGGCTGAAGACGCCCCGCTCGCGCCGCGAGGTCCTGTCGGTGATGAGGCAGGCAGGTCGCGGTTTGCGCGCGGCGCATGCCGCCGGCATCGTGCACCGCGATTTCAAACCGGCCAACGTTTTGATCGCAAAAGATGGCAGGGTATGCGTGCTGGATTTCGGCATCGCGCGCACGGACGGTCCTCATCGGTCGTCCGAGTCGATGCCTGCGGCCTCGGGGCCGAATTGGGCGACGACCGGAGAGAGTGAGACGACCCCCTCGTCGGCGGGGATGGCGGTGGGCGCATCGTCCGTGTCGGAGCCCGTCCTCGAAGATAAGTTGACGCAGGATGGGCACATCGTGGGCACCGTCGGCTATTTCGCGCCCGAGGCCATCACCATGGCCGGGAGCAACGTGGATGCGCGCAGTGACGTGTTCGGCTTTTGCGTGACCTTGTGGCGTGCGCTCTACGGTGTCAGCCCATTTCGGAGCGAATCGCTCGATGACTACTTGTTGGCCGTCCACACCGCGTCGCTCAAGCGCCCGCCTGGCAAGCGCATCCCGACGTGGTTGCACGAGGTGGTTCGAAAAGGGCTCCACCCCGATCCATCGCAGCGATTCAGCAGCATGGACGAGCTTTTGCGCGCGCTCGATGCCAACCCGTGGCGGGTGCGCGTGGCCGGAGCCATCGTGGTGCTCGCCGCGATCGCGGTCGCCGTCGGGACGCTGCACCATCGACGCTCGCTGCGAATCGCCTGCGAAGAAGAGGGGGCGGCCCTCGCGACGCATTGGGGCGATGCGCAGCGCGAAATGGTCCGCGATGCGGTGGCGGCGCCCGGCGGTGCCGCCGCGCAGGATCGAAGTGACCGTGTGCTGCGGGCGCTCGATCGGCACGCGCAGGATTGGCAGCGCGAGCAACAGTCGTCGTGCGAGGCGACGCGCCTTACCAAGGCGCAGACGCCGGCCGTCCACGAAAGGCGCAGCGCATGCCTCGCGAGCGCGCGCGGGCAGTTCGACGTGATCGTGGAAGTGCTCGGTCAGCCCGATCCCGCGTTCCACGAGCGCGCCATGGATCTGCTGGGCGCCCTCACGCCGCCGCACTTGTGCCGTGGCCGCGAGGTGGATCACGCGTTCGTCCCACTTCCGAGCGACCCCGCCGCGCGCGCCAAGAGCGAGGAGGCTCGCCGGCTGACGCTGCGCGCCCGTGTGTTTGCCGAGGCGGGGCGCTGGGACGACGCTCTCTCCGCCGTTCGGCGCGCGAAGGAGCTGTCGCACGAGGCCGGGGTGGTCGCGGACGAGGCGGACGCGCTCCTCACCGAGGCGAAGGTGCACAATCTCATGTTCCACCCGGTGCAGGCGTTTTCGGCTGCGCGGGAGGCGTACATGAGCGCGGAACGAAGTGGGGCGGACCGCATTGCGGGCCGGGCGGCCACCGAGCTGGCTTTCGTTTGCGGTGCCGCCTACACCCGGTTCGACGAGGCTCGCGGTTGGCTCGACGTGGCGCGCGCCAAGCATGCTCGTATTGCCGGCGACGAGGGCCTCGAACTGCGCATTCTCAACGTCGGGAGCGTACTCTCCGCGCGATCGAACGACCCGGTGCGCGCCCTCGAAGACAATGCGCTCTACCTCGAGCGCCTCGCGACCCGGTTTGGAAACCAGTCACCGCCCGTCTGCATGGCGCGCCACAATCGGGCTCTCGAGTTTCTCGTGGCACGCGATCCGAACGCCAGCATCGCGACCGCGCTCGAAGCCATCGCCTGCTATGCGGTTGCAACGGGGCCGCACGATCCATGGCTTGGAAATACCTACGCAGCGTTGAGCGAAGGCCTCACCCGCGTGGGAAAGCTCGACGAGGCGAGGGCTGCGACCCAGCGCGGTCTCGAGCTGCGTGCGTCCCAAGGCGACAACGATTCCGTCCGCGGAGAGCTTTACGAGCATCTCTCCATCGTCGACGAGCTCGAGGGGCGTTTCGCGGACGCGGAGACGTCCGCGCGTCACGCCCTGGCCATCGCGGAGGATCAAGGCGGTTTCGTCGCCGAGAACATCCCGACCATGCTCTTCGTGATCGGTGCGGCCCGTCTTGCCCGAGGCGATGCGCGCGACGCTCGTGTGCACTGCGCGCGGGGCGTCCATCTCTTGGAAGAGGCCCACCGCCTCCGCCCGGACCTCACCTACGAGGGCGACGTGCTTCGATGCCTCGGCGAGGCGGAGTTCGCGCTCGGCAACGTCGTGGTGGCACGCAAACACCTGGAGCAAAGCATCACGCTGCCTTTGCGATGGCACGACGATGACCTTGCCCGCGCCCGGTTTGCCTTGGCCCGCACCCTCGCCGTGCCACCAAACCCCGACCGTCCGCGCGCCACGCAACTCGCCACGCAAGCCCGCGACGACCTGCGCACGGCCCTCGCGACCCGCCCCTGGCTCCAACCCGTTCTCGATCGCGTCGAACGCTGGCTAACCGGGGCCCCCATTCAGCGCTAG
- a CDS encoding RICIN domain-containing protein yields MLKKHLRIFGRAFVVLAPCLCLAAGPASADSEDSSAPAQLDAPAFKVLALYNGNHDDAHIDFDKEASVWFQQVAALNNFSYTQSTNWDLLNNLTASQYQVVMFLDGQPGGSAQKAGFQRYMENGGAFFGFHVTAYNDDTDGIWPWFHQTFLGTGKFRGNTWFPTSAEMKVDNRNHPSTLRLPALYTAGVCEWYSWQFDLRQNSNITILASVDPSSFPLGNQEGNIWTSGYYPIMWTNKNYKMLYANFGHNAMNYGPKVGLSSTFGSEDQNHFIVDGLLWLAGQARAGAVPQTGPSPSTWYSLTNRASNKCVDARNGGSGNGTAIQQVSCGSGQGQQFQVQNTGKSFGRINSRLNPAQALDVAGVSQADNAPVQLWSYSNGNNQQWRLVNQFNGYYRIVNKHSNKCLTVPNGSTADGVQLVQMPCTGVTSQDFKLTPK; encoded by the coding sequence GTGTTGAAGAAACATCTCCGCATCTTCGGGCGAGCATTTGTCGTTTTGGCCCCGTGTCTATGCTTGGCCGCAGGCCCGGCATCTGCCGATAGTGAGGATTCCAGCGCGCCCGCCCAATTGGATGCACCCGCATTCAAGGTTTTGGCCCTTTACAACGGAAATCACGACGATGCGCACATCGATTTCGACAAGGAAGCCTCGGTGTGGTTCCAACAGGTCGCCGCGCTAAACAATTTTAGCTACACCCAATCGACCAATTGGGATCTATTGAACAACCTCACGGCCTCGCAGTACCAAGTGGTCATGTTCCTCGACGGCCAGCCGGGGGGTTCCGCGCAAAAGGCTGGATTTCAGCGGTACATGGAGAACGGCGGGGCGTTCTTCGGATTCCACGTCACCGCCTACAACGACGACACCGACGGGATCTGGCCTTGGTTCCACCAGACGTTTTTGGGCACGGGAAAATTCCGCGGCAATACGTGGTTCCCGACGTCGGCCGAGATGAAAGTCGATAACCGGAATCACCCTTCCACTTTGCGCCTTCCGGCGTTGTACACGGCGGGAGTTTGCGAGTGGTATAGCTGGCAATTTGATTTACGGCAGAATTCGAACATCACCATTCTTGCTTCGGTCGACCCGTCCAGCTTTCCGCTCGGCAACCAGGAAGGCAACATCTGGACGAGTGGGTATTATCCCATCATGTGGACGAACAAGAATTACAAGATGCTGTACGCAAACTTCGGCCACAACGCCATGAACTATGGGCCCAAGGTGGGGCTCTCCTCGACGTTCGGCAGCGAAGATCAGAATCACTTCATCGTGGACGGTCTTTTGTGGCTCGCCGGCCAAGCCCGGGCGGGCGCGGTGCCGCAAACGGGCCCCTCGCCTTCGACCTGGTACTCCCTGACCAACCGGGCGAGCAACAAATGCGTGGACGCGCGCAACGGCGGCTCGGGCAACGGAACGGCCATCCAACAGGTGTCGTGCGGCAGCGGCCAGGGGCAACAATTCCAGGTTCAAAACACCGGCAAGAGCTTCGGGCGCATCAACAGCCGACTCAATCCCGCCCAGGCCCTCGACGTCGCAGGCGTCTCCCAAGCCGACAATGCACCGGTGCAGCTTTGGTCGTACAGCAATGGGAACAACCAGCAATGGCGGCTGGTCAATCAGTTCAACGGCTACTATCGCATCGTGAACAAACACAGCAACAAGTGCCTCACGGTCCCCAACGGCTCCACCGCCGACGGCGTCCAACTCGTCCAAATGCCCTGCACGGGCGTGACGTCGCAGGACTTCAAACTGACCCCAAAATGA
- a CDS encoding BlaI/MecI/CopY family transcriptional regulator — protein sequence MSKEAAEKRPMLTRAESEVMQVLWERQGGTVHEVVEQLQRPVAYTTALTLLRILEQKGYVRHEPHPDGGRAHVYRPTIAASKVQRRHVRDLVDRLFGGRAEKLMVGLLEDEPWTRDELESLKSEIESRLKAEEPHSKAAPESRRAKGGKYHE from the coding sequence ATGTCCAAGGAAGCGGCCGAGAAGCGACCCATGCTCACGCGTGCGGAGTCGGAGGTGATGCAGGTGCTCTGGGAGCGCCAGGGCGGCACCGTGCATGAGGTCGTGGAGCAGCTGCAGCGTCCCGTTGCGTACACCACCGCCCTCACGCTTCTGCGCATTTTGGAGCAAAAAGGCTACGTGCGGCACGAGCCGCATCCCGACGGCGGGCGCGCCCACGTGTACCGGCCGACCATCGCCGCCTCCAAGGTCCAGCGCCGCCACGTGCGCGACCTCGTCGACCGCCTCTTCGGCGGGCGCGCCGAAAAGCTCATGGTCGGCCTCCTGGAGGACGAGCCGTGGACGCGCGACGAGCTCGAATCGTTGAAGAGCGAGATCGAATCGCGGCTCAAGGCCGAGGAGCCACACAGCAAAGCGGCGCCCGAATCACGGCGGGCGAAGGGGGGCAAATACCATGAATAG
- a CDS encoding M56 family metallopeptidase, producing MNSHVVADRLGSLTVATWGLGVLFAWVALAMCGVILRVPLRKGRPQETPASPSFRYRTAVVGLLGSAVMAVLPSIREVSGGVLQTHWQTAAWSNAAPLRHAADWARPLVAADGAWGTSPMGRGLAAVAMLWALFVAIALVRALFLHAKLVGTCRRAFEAPSFVHARAAIMARRLAMPVPALFVSDETDVPFATGVLAPRVVLPRAELDTFSTEQLDFVLHHEMVHILRGDLRVAFLVGIARILFTGHPMKNAFLSEIAWAREASVDARVAADSPLQYAAFLLELAQRTLMQSNMKGTVPMADSNLSRRIALLLSRGSHAPTRGQRRALVLLALAGSAFAACLWLAPTSWASQPQVQSQPQVQSHPVQYETVSEGKDGGCQH from the coding sequence ATGAATAGTCACGTCGTCGCCGATCGCCTGGGCAGCCTCACCGTGGCCACGTGGGGCCTCGGCGTTTTGTTCGCGTGGGTGGCCCTCGCCATGTGCGGGGTCATTCTGCGCGTGCCCCTTCGCAAGGGCCGCCCGCAGGAGACGCCGGCATCGCCCTCGTTTCGATACCGCACCGCGGTCGTCGGGCTTTTGGGCTCGGCGGTCATGGCGGTCCTGCCGTCCATTCGCGAGGTGAGCGGCGGCGTTCTGCAGACGCACTGGCAAACCGCCGCGTGGTCCAACGCCGCGCCGCTGCGCCATGCCGCGGATTGGGCGCGCCCCCTGGTGGCAGCCGACGGCGCATGGGGCACGAGTCCCATGGGACGCGGGCTCGCGGCGGTGGCCATGCTTTGGGCCCTCTTCGTGGCCATCGCGCTCGTCCGAGCCCTCTTCCTGCACGCGAAGCTGGTGGGGACGTGCCGTCGCGCCTTCGAGGCGCCGTCGTTCGTGCATGCGCGCGCGGCGATCATGGCGCGGCGGCTTGCCATGCCCGTGCCCGCGCTCTTCGTGTCCGACGAAACCGACGTGCCTTTCGCCACCGGCGTTCTCGCGCCGCGCGTCGTCCTGCCGCGTGCGGAGCTGGACACGTTTTCCACCGAGCAACTCGACTTCGTGCTGCACCACGAGATGGTGCACATCCTGCGCGGCGATCTTCGCGTGGCCTTCTTGGTCGGCATCGCGCGCATCCTGTTCACCGGCCACCCGATGAAGAATGCCTTCCTCTCGGAGATTGCCTGGGCGCGCGAAGCCAGCGTCGATGCCCGCGTGGCCGCCGATTCTCCTTTGCAATATGCAGCTTTTCTTCTGGAACTCGCACAACGCACCTTGATGCAATCGAACATGAAAGGAACCGTACCCATGGCCGACTCGAATCTGTCCCGACGCATTGCTCTTCTCCTGTCGCGCGGCTCGCACGCGCCCACCCGCGGTCAGCGGCGCGCTCTGGTGCTCCTCGCCCTCGCCGGTTCGGCCTTCGCCGCGTGCCTCTGGCTCGCCCCCACCTCGTGGGCGTCGCAGCCGCAGGTGCAATCGCAACCGCAAGTACAATCCCACCCGGTCCAATACGAAACGGTGTCCGAAGGAAAAGACGGCGGCTGCCAGCACTGA